Within the Planctomycetota bacterium genome, the region AGGTCTTCGTCGCGCTGCTGTTGGCCGTCGGCGGGTTTCAAGTGCTGCGGGCCGAGCCCACGGCCACGGTCGGAGACTTGGTCGGGTTCTTCCTGATGGCGGGCATGTTCTTTGGCCCGTTGAATCACATTGGCAATCAATACAACCAGGCGCTGACCGCCATGGCCGGGGCCGAGCGCGTGTTCAAGCTGCTCGACATGCAGCCCGAGTGGGTCGATCCACCCACGGCAAAGACTTTGCCGACGCTGCACGGCCGCGTCGAGTTTCGCGAGCTGTCGTTTGGCTATGAGCCGGGCCGGCCCGTGCTGCACGAGATTAACTTCGTGGCCGAGCCGGGCCAGACCATCGCCCTGGTCGGTCACACCGGCAGCGGCAAGTCGTCGATCATCAACCTGGTGGCCAAGTTCTACCTGCCGACCGTGGGACAGGTGCTGGTCGATGGCCACGAAATCCGCGAGCTGTCGACCGATTGGCTGCACACTCAATTGGGCATTGTGCAGCAGCAGAACTTTCTGTTCACCGGTTCGATCTACGACAACATTCGATTCGGCTGTCCCCAGGCCAACGACCAACAGGTCCGCGACGTGCTGCACCGGCTTGACTGTCTAGACATGTTCGACGCCTTGCCCGCGGGACTGGACACGCAAGTCGGCGAGCGCGGCGCCAGTCTCTCGCTCGGCCAGCGGCAATTGGTTTGCTTTGCCCGGGCCATGCTGGCCGATCCACGAGTGCTGATCCTGGACGAGGCGACCAGCAACGTCGACGCCCTGACCGAGCGCCGCGTGCAGCGCGCGCTGAATGTTTTATTAGCGGGACGAACCAGCTTTGTCGTGGCCCACCGGCTGAGCACGATTCGTCACGCCAACCTGGTGCTGGTGCTAGACGCGGGGCGGATCGTCGAACGCGGGACGCACGACGAACTCATCGCGCAAGGGGGAACCTATGCGCTGTTGTATCGTCGCTTTGCCGAAGCCAGCACCGCGTGAAGTGCTGTCACTTCTAGCAAAATGCAACTTGGCCGATCCGGGCCATTCACCTAAAATGGATTTCGGTAGCGGCAAGGTTGGCCGCATTTGCTCGGCAAGGAGGATGAGCCACGATGAAGTGTTTCGTATTCGGTTCGCGTTCGGGGGCCGGCGCTGTGCGAGTCAACGCCCGTCAGGTCGGGTTCGCGGTGTTGGCCGGGGTGACGATTCTTTTCGCGTATTCCACGACGGTTTTGGCCCAGGAAAGCCTGCTGGGCATGCCGACCAGCGCCGCCACGCAGAGCGGCCTGCTGGTGATTGTCGGCGGTGGCAACCTGCCCGAGGAAGCCGACAACGCCTTCTACCAGCACGCCGGCGGGGCCCATTCGCGGCTGGTGCTGATACCGAGCGCCTATCCGTTCTCAAGTCGTGAGGGAATGGAAAGCTATTACAGCGCCTGGTCCGGCGCCGACTGCGAAACATTCGATTTTCTCGACGCTAGCACTCGCGAAGAGGCCGACAGCGACGAGTTTGTGAAGCCGCTGTTAAAGGCGACCGGCGTGTGGATCGGCGGCGGCGTGCAAGGGCGCTTGTCCGATCTGTATACCGGCACCAAGGTCGAAGCAGCCCTGAAAGGGGTCCTCGAGCGCGGCGGCGTCGTCGGCGGCACCTCGGCCGGCGCGGCCATTCTTTCGCAAACGATGATCCGCCAGGGTTCGCAAGAGGTGGTCGTCGGCCGCGGGTTCTCGATGTTGAAGAACGCCGTCATCGATCAACACTTCAGCCAGCGCCGCCGCCAGGGGCGACTGAATAAGGTCATCTCGGACCACTCGCCGCTGATCGGCCTGGGCATCGACGAATCGACCGCCCTGCTGGTCCAAGGGGACGAGGTCCGCGTGGTCGGCGAAGGGGAAGTGACCGTCTGTGTCAGCAACAAAAAGAAACAGGTCGAGTGGACCCGCAAACTCGAAAGCGGCGCCAAGGCGCGGTTCAAGCCCGTGAAGCAGCAAGCCGAACCATCACCGGTGGACGTCGAACTAATCGTCGCCAAGGCGGGGGAAGAAGGCGGCGGGGCGAGGGACTAGGGAAAGAGTCACGGCACACAATGTCGCGCCAAGCAATGTTCATCACAATCCCAGGGGTTCCACCCCATGTGC harbors:
- a CDS encoding cyanophycinase, whose amino-acid sequence is MKCFVFGSRSGAGAVRVNARQVGFAVLAGVTILFAYSTTVLAQESLLGMPTSAATQSGLLVIVGGGNLPEEADNAFYQHAGGAHSRLVLIPSAYPFSSREGMESYYSAWSGADCETFDFLDASTREEADSDEFVKPLLKATGVWIGGGVQGRLSDLYTGTKVEAALKGVLERGGVVGGTSAGAAILSQTMIRQGSQEVVVGRGFSMLKNAVIDQHFSQRRRQGRLNKVISDHSPLIGLGIDESTALLVQGDEVRVVGEGEVTVCVSNKKKQVEWTRKLESGAKARFKPVKQQAEPSPVDVELIVAKAGEEGGGARD
- a CDS encoding ABC transporter ATP-binding protein; protein product: MSTAPRRTPTLLTAWSHREDGEEKQRPLDWRLILRLYRYTQPHSRKRSALLVSAALRSIQMPSLTWVTAAVIKGPIADGDLLATWIGAGLFLSLALITQFTMYFRQKLALELGEAVVHDLRNDIFRQLQRMPMRYFHTTKLGRIISRMLSDVEDVRVGVQEVLFVTLVAAGQMLVAALFMLWYDWKLFLLVLGLAPALWAINRHFHRRLSDAFRAIRDSFSRVTATLAESVNGVRVTQAFVRQDTNGAMFGELVADHSSYNYAALKTQGKFLSLLDLNNQVFVALLLAVGGFQVLRAEPTATVGDLVGFFLMAGMFFGPLNHIGNQYNQALTAMAGAERVFKLLDMQPEWVDPPTAKTLPTLHGRVEFRELSFGYEPGRPVLHEINFVAEPGQTIALVGHTGSGKSSIINLVAKFYLPTVGQVLVDGHEIRELSTDWLHTQLGIVQQQNFLFTGSIYDNIRFGCPQANDQQVRDVLHRLDCLDMFDALPAGLDTQVGERGASLSLGQRQLVCFARAMLADPRVLILDEATSNVDALTERRVQRALNVLLAGRTSFVVAHRLSTIRHANLVLVLDAGRIVERGTHDELIAQGGTYALLYRRFAEASTA